The following are from one region of the Halodesulfurarchaeum sp. HSR-GB genome:
- the mftA gene encoding mycofactocin precursor MftA (Mycofactocin is a small molecule electron carrier derived from the final two amino acids, Val-Tyr, of MftA, the mycofactocin precursor. It plays a role in redox homeostasis and the metabolism of alcohols and aldehydes in Actinobacteria, including Mycobacterium tuberculosis.), translating into MSKAAPQTESSKTADTEPPEIESDLVKEELRIDGICGVY; encoded by the coding sequence ATGTCAAAAGCAGCCCCTCAAACTGAAAGCTCGAAAACTGCCGACACTGAACCGCCGGAGATCGAAAGCGACCTGGTGAAAGAGGAACTCCGGATTGACGGGATTTGCGGAGTTTATTGA
- a CDS encoding FAD-dependent oxidoreductase: MDLQQEVEIVGTPISNRAVFRAVRTNLAENGHPTEELNEHLAARARGGVGLVVGPAKMLVDSSASGPWFVDAYDTDVVPALERTARSIHEAGGTVFGQLTHPGAEATGDWEMQAQLAPSAVASDSTYEMPTPMSHDDIERLQRSFGTAAKNLSNAGFDGVELAAGPYSILRQFLSPKFNVREDEYGGSWENRARFVNEVLDTVSKAIDEPVGLHLSLAEMEYGGYEYEDIPDLLNAIDGFDYLSVTVGTASTYTQGHSGIGMDSPGLESGIETVSDIVDVPLIGRSPLTTGDSTRDLLDAGADLVSFTRQLLADENTVQKLQEGVRPKQCIKCNQKCLEGVFADAHGGHVECVINPRTGREAELDPIQSLPEVNYKQNILVVGGGPAGMRFATVASQRGHNVTLRERKDKLGGQLTVAAQGILSPIERALEDLKSDLIETEVAVETGQEVRAKDISNEWDAIVVATGAPISTKEGYDFEEKVVDAVDVLQGEETADEVLLIDENRWIITMQVGLELARRGTDLEIVTEDHYPGFRTEQPNLPTMVASLQAQGVDFIGNHEVDEITDDGTVTMHHIYSGTTQSRKPETIVYAGRRSANESLYLELSNGHDDVYRIGDAVSPRKLDRAYYDAEDLARRL, from the coding sequence ATGGACCTACAGCAAGAGGTCGAGATTGTGGGGACACCCATATCCAATCGAGCGGTCTTCCGTGCTGTTCGAACAAATCTGGCCGAAAATGGGCACCCGACCGAGGAGCTAAATGAACATCTGGCGGCTCGCGCTCGAGGTGGAGTCGGCCTGGTGGTCGGTCCAGCCAAAATGCTGGTCGATTCGTCTGCCAGCGGGCCTTGGTTCGTGGATGCGTATGATACGGATGTTGTCCCCGCGCTTGAGAGAACTGCCAGATCGATTCACGAGGCAGGGGGAACGGTTTTCGGGCAACTCACACACCCTGGGGCTGAAGCGACTGGTGATTGGGAAATGCAAGCACAACTTGCACCCTCTGCAGTGGCCTCAGATTCAACCTACGAGATGCCGACGCCAATGAGCCACGACGATATCGAAAGACTCCAGCGCTCATTCGGGACCGCGGCGAAAAACCTTTCAAACGCAGGATTTGACGGTGTAGAGCTCGCTGCAGGCCCGTATTCGATTCTCAGACAATTCCTCTCACCAAAGTTCAACGTTCGCGAGGACGAGTATGGCGGTTCATGGGAAAATCGGGCTCGGTTCGTGAACGAAGTACTCGATACAGTCTCAAAAGCAATCGATGAACCTGTCGGACTGCACCTCTCGTTGGCCGAGATGGAATATGGTGGATACGAGTATGAAGACATTCCGGACCTACTCAATGCGATTGACGGATTTGACTATCTCTCTGTCACTGTCGGAACCGCCTCGACGTACACACAGGGGCACAGTGGAATTGGAATGGATTCCCCCGGCCTTGAATCTGGCATTGAAACAGTTTCGGACATCGTCGATGTCCCACTCATCGGCCGATCCCCGCTGACGACTGGAGACTCAACAAGAGATCTTCTCGACGCTGGTGCCGATCTGGTGAGTTTTACCAGACAACTTCTTGCGGACGAAAATACGGTTCAAAAGCTCCAGGAGGGAGTTCGGCCAAAGCAGTGTATCAAGTGTAATCAGAAATGCCTTGAGGGAGTGTTTGCAGACGCTCATGGCGGACACGTGGAATGCGTAATCAATCCCCGAACAGGGAGGGAAGCGGAACTTGACCCGATTCAATCACTCCCGGAAGTCAATTACAAACAAAACATTCTGGTGGTTGGTGGGGGGCCTGCTGGAATGCGGTTCGCAACAGTTGCCTCCCAACGCGGACACAATGTTACGCTCCGAGAGAGAAAGGACAAGCTTGGTGGCCAACTGACGGTCGCTGCACAGGGAATACTCTCACCCATCGAACGTGCATTAGAAGACCTCAAGTCGGACCTCATCGAAACGGAAGTAGCAGTTGAAACAGGGCAAGAGGTGCGTGCAAAAGACATCTCAAATGAATGGGACGCCATCGTCGTCGCAACTGGCGCGCCGATTTCCACGAAGGAAGGATACGATTTCGAAGAAAAAGTTGTTGATGCCGTCGATGTTCTTCAGGGCGAAGAGACGGCAGATGAGGTACTACTGATCGACGAGAATCGGTGGATTATAACCATGCAAGTCGGCTTGGAACTCGCCCGCCGGGGGACTGATCTGGAAATAGTCACCGAAGACCACTATCCAGGTTTCCGAACCGAACAGCCCAACCTCCCGACGATGGTTGCCAGCCTCCAAGCACAGGGGGTCGATTTCATCGGGAATCACGAAGTGGATGAGATCACAGACGACGGGACAGTAACGATGCATCACATCTATTCCGGCACAACCCAGTCCCGAAAACCGGAGACCATAGTGTATGCGGGACGACGGAGTGCAAATGAATCGCTTTACTTGGAGCTCTCAAATGGCCACGACGACGTGTACCGGATCGGAGACGCGGTGTCACCGCGTAAATTAGATCGGGCGTATTACGACGCTGAAGATCTCGCCCGGCGGCTTTAG
- a CDS encoding SDR family oxidoreductase: MPQYNFDDRVAFVTGAARGVGRKTAERYAEAGADVIVTDICSEISTLPYDLGTRADLERTADLVRDTGSEALVIPVDVRDASAVRDAVETGVDRFGHIDFLAANAGVWDSRPFADVDEALFELVIDTNLKGAWLSAKYIARQAIQHEKQASIVITSSILGQVGAAWSAHYSASKHGIIGFTKSLALELGEYGIRANVVSPTGIDTPMVEKMVESLGTEPFDRISGPVGPMNLLDGNLLDPQDVAEAHLWLASDASGAVTGAVLPIDAGMTAK; encoded by the coding sequence ATGCCTCAGTATAACTTTGATGACCGGGTTGCGTTCGTGACGGGGGCCGCTCGTGGCGTTGGTCGGAAGACCGCAGAACGGTACGCTGAGGCAGGTGCAGACGTGATTGTTACCGACATATGCTCGGAGATTTCAACGCTTCCGTACGATCTTGGTACCAGGGCAGATCTTGAGAGAACTGCTGATTTGGTTCGTGATACTGGTTCTGAGGCACTCGTAATTCCAGTTGACGTGCGTGATGCTTCAGCCGTTCGAGACGCTGTCGAAACGGGGGTTGATCGATTTGGTCATATCGACTTTTTGGCCGCTAATGCTGGTGTCTGGGACAGTCGTCCGTTTGCTGACGTTGACGAGGCGCTATTCGAATTGGTCATCGATACTAACTTGAAAGGTGCCTGGTTGTCGGCTAAATACATCGCCAGACAAGCAATTCAGCACGAGAAACAGGCGAGTATCGTAATCACGTCCTCGATTTTGGGGCAAGTGGGCGCGGCTTGGTCTGCCCATTACTCGGCGTCAAAACACGGGATCATCGGATTTACGAAATCACTGGCGCTTGAACTCGGCGAATATGGGATCCGGGCCAATGTAGTGAGTCCGACCGGAATCGATACGCCAATGGTTGAAAAAATGGTCGAATCACTCGGGACCGAACCCTTCGATAGAATTTCGGGCCCCGTTGGCCCGATGAATCTCCTCGATGGGAACCTGCTCGACCCGCAAGACGTTGCTGAAGCGCATCTCTGGCTTGCGAGTGATGCGTCCGGTGCCGTGACTGGTGCTGTCCTTCCTATCGATGCAGGAATGACGGCAAAGTAA
- a CDS encoding FAD-dependent oxidoreductase, translated as MVDFDVIVVGAGRAGTAAAYKLAEHGIDVALVERAKEAGMKNVTGGVLYGDVLSELVPEFPDQAPLGRHVVEHNVRILNEGTSIGISYRDPAILDEPNYTIQVGRFDQWFVKKAEEKGAVFIPETTVRDVSQRGEEVLVETDRTGGDLTCKAVVGADGVNTTVGRVAGIRETVRNENVGQSVKHVIDLDKSTINERFNLEPGEGAAYAFEGFPEGVPGLGYFLYTFESSIAVGAVASMSSLEKYGKQGYSGRGTPLYDLLDRFKELEAVKPLVEGGSTTEYQGILVPKYKYSNLPQRYDDRISLVGDAAGLTLNKGFTFRGLDFGIKSGMCAAEAAIGSDQNQDWDSFGQRYDKLLNNSYVMTEMKQHRGIPSVVENEKFFDEYPAVAREVLEHTFSTSGDASGLTWRQALRSLRKRDIKLRGVLADGWKAVRSF; from the coding sequence ATGGTCGACTTTGACGTAATCGTCGTCGGTGCCGGGCGAGCGGGGACTGCAGCAGCGTACAAACTCGCCGAACACGGCATCGACGTCGCCCTCGTTGAGCGGGCGAAAGAGGCTGGGATGAAGAACGTGACCGGTGGCGTTCTTTACGGGGACGTGCTCAGCGAGTTGGTCCCAGAGTTCCCGGATCAGGCCCCGCTTGGGAGACATGTCGTAGAGCATAACGTTCGTATCCTCAACGAAGGCACGTCTATTGGAATCAGTTATCGGGATCCGGCCATTCTCGACGAGCCCAATTACACGATCCAGGTTGGGCGGTTTGACCAATGGTTCGTGAAGAAAGCCGAGGAGAAGGGTGCCGTGTTCATTCCGGAAACGACAGTTCGGGATGTTTCTCAACGAGGCGAGGAAGTTCTCGTCGAAACAGATCGCACTGGGGGAGACCTCACTTGCAAGGCCGTCGTTGGTGCGGACGGAGTTAACACCACAGTTGGTCGCGTCGCTGGGATCCGAGAAACAGTCCGGAATGAAAACGTTGGCCAGTCCGTCAAACACGTGATCGATCTCGATAAGTCGACAATCAATGAGCGTTTCAACCTGGAACCTGGCGAAGGTGCCGCATACGCTTTCGAAGGCTTTCCTGAAGGGGTCCCTGGGCTCGGATACTTCCTCTATACATTTGAATCGAGTATTGCGGTCGGTGCCGTCGCGAGCATGAGTTCCCTCGAAAAGTATGGAAAGCAGGGTTATAGTGGTCGCGGCACCCCGTTGTATGATCTCTTGGACCGGTTCAAAGAGCTCGAGGCGGTCAAACCACTCGTCGAAGGGGGTTCAACTACTGAATACCAGGGAATCCTCGTGCCGAAGTACAAGTACTCCAACCTCCCCCAACGATACGACGACCGAATTAGCCTCGTTGGTGATGCCGCCGGCCTGACCCTGAACAAGGGGTTCACGTTCCGAGGGTTGGACTTCGGTATTAAGAGCGGGATGTGTGCCGCCGAGGCGGCGATCGGTAGCGATCAAAATCAGGACTGGGATAGCTTTGGCCAGCGGTACGATAAACTTCTCAACAACTCCTATGTGATGACCGAGATGAAACAACATAGGGGAATCCCGTCGGTGGTTGAGAACGAGAAGTTCTTCGACGAGTATCCGGCAGTCGCTCGCGAGGTCCTCGAACACACGTTCTCGACGAGTGGGGACGCCTCGGGACTGACCTGGCGCCAAGCACTGCGGAGTTTGCGCAAGCGAGATATCAAGTTGCGAGGTGTACTGGCAGATGGATGGAAAGCGGTACGGTCATTTTGA
- a CDS encoding electron transfer flavoprotein subunit alpha/FixB family protein — MSEQLIVVPEWDGCSVLGEAQRLKERLEATSDSDVDVVVITMDGIHDMSELDVSAADEHLTLRLRSGEFEPSTTTVSVRVRALQDIVTDRDPLGVFFPSTPDGDEMAATLASTTGGAGLLDSLLEVKNGELIGHRPVFDKRALVTFEVENRPLVASLSMDGLPEPSSGAETPPVQHSIEVEGVAEEGVERLRTIEVPEKDISKAKVVVAGGDGLESRDDFQVIRSLADSLNATVGASRPLVDEGWVAHDRQIGVTGKSVDADLYVPVAISGDPYHLDDVQAEHILAINTDPNARVFDMADIGVLGDFETYGPKLTEAIQATHATNSSDAEEPRGEE, encoded by the coding sequence ATGAGTGAACAACTGATCGTCGTTCCGGAGTGGGATGGATGTTCGGTCCTCGGTGAAGCCCAGCGACTCAAAGAACGATTGGAAGCGACCAGCGATTCGGATGTCGATGTGGTTGTGATCACGATGGACGGCATTCACGACATGTCGGAACTCGATGTATCCGCCGCAGATGAGCATCTGACCCTTCGATTACGCTCCGGTGAATTCGAACCGAGTACCACCACTGTGTCTGTCCGCGTGCGGGCATTACAGGACATCGTAACTGACCGAGATCCGCTCGGGGTCTTTTTCCCCAGCACCCCTGACGGCGACGAAATGGCAGCTACTCTTGCATCCACAACAGGTGGGGCTGGTCTCTTGGATTCACTGCTCGAAGTGAAAAACGGTGAACTGATCGGGCATCGCCCAGTGTTTGATAAACGAGCCCTCGTGACCTTTGAGGTTGAGAACCGTCCGCTTGTCGCCTCACTCTCCATGGATGGGCTACCGGAACCCAGTAGCGGAGCAGAAACGCCCCCTGTCCAACACAGCATCGAAGTCGAAGGAGTGGCTGAAGAGGGCGTTGAACGGCTCCGGACAATAGAAGTCCCCGAAAAGGACATCTCGAAAGCAAAAGTGGTTGTGGCAGGTGGGGACGGCCTCGAAAGTCGTGATGACTTCCAGGTTATCCGATCCCTTGCTGACTCTCTCAATGCGACTGTTGGAGCGTCTCGACCACTTGTCGATGAGGGGTGGGTTGCCCACGACCGGCAGATCGGTGTTACGGGCAAGTCTGTTGATGCGGACCTGTATGTCCCTGTTGCCATTTCCGGTGATCCCTATCACTTGGACGACGTCCAGGCGGAACATATTCTGGCAATTAATACCGATCCCAACGCTCGCGTTTTCGATATGGCGGATATTGGGGTTTTGGGTGATTTCGAAACGTATGGACCGAAACTAACCGAAGCTATCCAAGCAACGCATGCTACTAATTCAAGCGACGCTGAAGAACCAAGGGGTGAGGAGTGA
- a CDS encoding FAD-dependent oxidoreductase, translated as MGVLYSETRISAPGTRRPSRKMNELLFTPRRIGNVQIPNRTVFLAHETGFAEDGLPTERDAAYYEARARGGAGLIMGPSSMLVHPTASNPTYASGYDPAVIPRLEEIAEAVHRHDSKVFAQLQHTGGEDTGEHAMHETWAPSAVPSNFGYEMPKRMEKSDIEEVKLGYAKTAEHVKRSGIDGIELKVGHDGLLRQFISPKYNRRSDEYGGDVDGRVRLLNEVIEVIRDRVGEDFPVGVRLTLDEMESGGYDYDYAVAVMRRLHPSVDFLDSDIATISKLYVTDAPMHAPLGYTEEYYGDARSILDVPVIAAGRINDLTKAEDLLQEGKADFIGMCRQLIADPETVRKAERGNDSEITHCIACNQNCLGGLNTKGHIGCIQTPRSGRETEMDRLVDLPEADDPKEVLVVGGGPAGMSFAVTAADLGHHVTIHEKRAELGGQVNIATNIEARREFGDVVRNLENRLRTRDVSVETGSQVSPQDVDGGWDVVVAATGATEQSPDLPGEDVYRSWDVLQGESVGDSVVVFDQNKHATGVGVAEQLAKEGHDVTIVTTSYHPGDQLEGSNVPPFLESLVDLNIETKEHATVVGYEDKLVQAMNVYSQEIESIEADSLVVANRRQARDDFAHQLRDQVDIPVHSIGDSVAPRLVDKAIYDGETLAREL; from the coding sequence ATGGGGGTACTCTACTCGGAAACGAGGATCTCGGCGCCGGGAACCAGGCGTCCATCCAGAAAAATGAACGAGCTACTATTCACACCAAGACGTATCGGCAACGTCCAGATACCCAATCGGACGGTATTCTTGGCCCACGAAACCGGGTTTGCGGAGGATGGATTACCAACTGAACGTGACGCGGCCTACTATGAAGCGCGTGCTCGTGGTGGGGCAGGTCTCATAATGGGGCCGTCCAGCATGCTTGTCCACCCGACAGCATCTAACCCGACGTATGCGTCCGGTTATGACCCAGCGGTTATACCACGGCTAGAGGAAATAGCCGAGGCCGTCCATCGTCACGATTCAAAGGTCTTCGCTCAACTTCAACATACTGGGGGCGAGGATACTGGTGAACATGCGATGCATGAGACGTGGGCTCCGTCTGCGGTTCCGTCGAATTTTGGCTATGAGATGCCAAAGCGGATGGAGAAGTCGGACATTGAAGAGGTCAAGCTTGGGTACGCAAAAACTGCCGAACACGTGAAGCGAAGCGGCATCGATGGCATCGAGCTGAAGGTCGGTCATGATGGGTTGCTTCGACAATTCATATCGCCAAAATACAACCGCCGCAGTGATGAGTATGGAGGCGACGTTGATGGCCGGGTTCGCCTCCTGAACGAAGTGATCGAGGTCATCAGAGACCGCGTCGGCGAGGACTTTCCAGTCGGTGTCCGGCTGACTCTCGACGAGATGGAATCTGGTGGTTATGACTACGATTATGCAGTAGCGGTCATGCGACGGCTCCATCCGAGTGTGGACTTTCTCGATTCGGATATCGCTACGATTTCAAAGCTATACGTGACGGACGCCCCGATGCATGCACCACTGGGGTATACTGAAGAGTATTATGGGGATGCTCGAAGTATTCTTGATGTCCCAGTTATTGCCGCTGGCCGAATCAATGATCTGACAAAGGCTGAAGATCTTTTACAGGAGGGCAAAGCCGATTTTATCGGGATGTGCAGACAACTGATTGCGGATCCCGAAACGGTTCGAAAAGCCGAACGGGGCAATGATTCCGAAATCACTCACTGTATAGCGTGCAATCAGAACTGCCTCGGCGGCCTAAACACCAAAGGCCATATCGGTTGCATCCAAACGCCGCGCTCGGGCCGCGAAACTGAAATGGACCGGCTAGTTGATCTTCCGGAAGCGGATGATCCCAAAGAGGTCCTGGTCGTTGGTGGGGGTCCGGCTGGGATGTCCTTTGCTGTAACTGCCGCGGATCTCGGCCATCATGTTACCATCCACGAAAAGCGAGCTGAACTTGGTGGCCAAGTAAACATCGCGACGAATATCGAGGCCCGGCGCGAGTTTGGCGACGTTGTCAGGAACCTCGAAAACCGACTTCGAACCCGGGACGTGAGTGTCGAAACTGGATCTCAAGTTTCTCCGCAAGATGTCGATGGCGGCTGGGACGTTGTTGTTGCTGCAACGGGGGCTACTGAGCAATCTCCCGACCTTCCAGGAGAGGATGTGTATCGCTCGTGGGACGTGTTACAGGGAGAATCTGTTGGTGACTCCGTGGTTGTCTTTGACCAGAACAAGCATGCCACTGGTGTCGGCGTGGCAGAGCAGCTTGCAAAAGAGGGTCACGATGTCACCATTGTCACGACATCGTACCACCCCGGTGATCAATTAGAGGGATCGAACGTTCCTCCATTCCTTGAATCCCTGGTTGATCTGAACATCGAGACCAAAGAGCACGCCACGGTGGTCGGGTACGAGGACAAATTAGTCCAGGCAATGAACGTTTACTCACAGGAGATCGAGTCGATCGAAGCCGATTCGCTGGTTGTCGCGAATCGCCGCCAAGCACGGGACGATTTCGCCCACCAATTGAGAGACCAGGTAGACATTCCAGTCCACTCGATTGGAGACAGCGTGGCACCGCGCCTGGTGGATAAAGCAATTTACGACGGTGAAACACTGGCCCGAGAACTATGA
- a CDS encoding mycofactocin-coupled SDR family oxidoreductase, with protein sequence MVEYDFNGQVAFVTGAARGQGRSHAVAYAENGADVVVTDICEDVETSDYPLSSREDLEKTAELVEEEGQEALVIEMDVRDDAEVQAAVEKAVDHFGHIDILANNAGIWNLDFLHEMSEEKWDEMIDIDLKGVWLPSKYVAQHMVERGEGGKIVSTASTAGHGASYRGGHYTAAKHGVVGLTRSLAIELGEYGINVNCVSPTGIDSPMTRMLIEEHGQDSIDELEEYTGKWNVMDEGPVEPRDVSEAYLWLSSDAARYVTGSALPVDAGLMAK encoded by the coding sequence ATGGTAGAATACGATTTCAACGGCCAGGTCGCGTTCGTCACCGGCGCGGCTCGTGGTCAAGGACGATCGCATGCAGTAGCGTACGCAGAAAACGGGGCCGACGTCGTCGTCACCGACATTTGTGAGGACGTGGAGACCTCTGATTACCCGCTTTCATCCCGCGAAGATCTGGAAAAAACCGCCGAGTTGGTCGAGGAGGAGGGCCAGGAAGCGTTGGTGATCGAGATGGACGTCCGCGACGATGCGGAGGTTCAGGCTGCCGTTGAGAAAGCTGTTGACCACTTTGGTCACATCGATATTCTGGCGAACAACGCCGGCATCTGGAACCTCGACTTCCTCCACGAGATGAGTGAGGAGAAATGGGACGAGATGATCGACATCGACCTGAAGGGTGTGTGGCTGCCGAGTAAATATGTGGCCCAGCACATGGTCGAACGTGGCGAAGGTGGCAAGATCGTCAGTACGGCGTCGACCGCTGGCCACGGTGCGAGCTATCGCGGTGGACATTACACGGCTGCAAAGCATGGCGTCGTCGGCCTGACTCGCTCATTGGCCATCGAACTGGGTGAATACGGCATCAATGTGAACTGTGTTTCACCCACCGGCATCGATTCCCCGATGACCCGGATGCTTATCGAGGAACACGGCCAGGACTCCATTGATGAACTCGAAGAGTACACTGGCAAATGGAACGTTATGGACGAAGGGCCGGTCGAACCGCGAGACGTCAGTGAGGCGTATCTGTGGCTCTCGAGTGACGCGGCACGCTACGTAACCGGTAGCGCGCTTCCCGTGGACGCTGGGTTGATGGCAAAGTGA
- a CDS encoding aldehyde dehydrogenase family protein: MEPSNMGDSVRERHANAQEWATEVSSFNAWVGGSHVETDDSIETRDPVTNESIVEVPLFDSDTVDDTVAEAWDAYDEEWSNTNPADRSEMLFDWIDVLSDHVEELSLLESLDTGKPIGDARGEVLGAIDTLEYYASLARTQSGKQVPARNDVHTYTRSEPYGVVGQITPWNFPMWAAAWKLGPALAAGNTSVLKPSATTPLTTVRMAELSAGVIPDGVINVVTGTGSVTGGAVTEHEDIRKVSFTGSTGVGKGIMEAAAGHFAPVTLELGGKSPFLVFPDADLDKVVDAVASGIFYSTGEICDAFSRALVHEDIVDEFTERFVEKAESYQLGDPLLEETTMGPLTSKEQFETVTSYIDIGSSEGANLLTGGGTPDADEISGGWYVEPTVYGDVDNEMRITQEEIFGPVQTIQTFSSYEEAIELANDTRYGLAAGVGTESTDIAHNAAADLEAGLVYVNEYGPILPDAPYGGFKDSGIGRDLGEEALDHYQQTKSVYVNLGDPDL; this comes from the coding sequence ATGGAACCCAGTAATATGGGCGACTCCGTTAGAGAGAGGCATGCCAACGCACAGGAGTGGGCAACTGAGGTCAGCTCATTTAATGCGTGGGTAGGCGGATCACACGTTGAGACTGACGACTCTATCGAAACTCGGGACCCGGTGACGAACGAGTCCATCGTGGAAGTCCCGCTCTTCGATTCTGACACCGTCGACGACACCGTCGCCGAGGCTTGGGACGCATATGACGAGGAGTGGTCGAATACCAATCCCGCCGACCGCTCTGAGATGTTGTTTGACTGGATCGACGTTCTATCGGACCATGTTGAGGAGCTATCCCTTCTCGAGTCACTCGACACTGGCAAACCGATCGGTGATGCCCGGGGCGAGGTTCTGGGTGCGATAGATACTCTCGAATATTATGCATCGTTGGCTCGCACGCAGAGTGGAAAACAGGTGCCGGCCCGTAACGACGTGCACACCTACACCCGAAGTGAACCGTATGGCGTGGTTGGTCAGATCACGCCATGGAACTTCCCAATGTGGGCTGCTGCCTGGAAACTTGGCCCAGCCCTCGCCGCTGGCAACACGTCGGTCCTGAAGCCTTCTGCCACCACCCCGTTGACTACGGTCCGAATGGCTGAGCTATCAGCAGGCGTGATACCCGACGGGGTGATTAACGTCGTTACTGGGACCGGCTCGGTAACCGGTGGAGCAGTGACCGAGCACGAGGACATCCGAAAGGTCTCCTTTACCGGGAGTACTGGGGTTGGAAAGGGAATCATGGAGGCTGCTGCAGGCCACTTTGCTCCAGTTACGCTGGAACTTGGTGGGAAGTCGCCGTTCCTGGTCTTCCCCGATGCGGATCTCGACAAGGTTGTCGACGCCGTCGCATCCGGAATCTTCTATAGCACTGGCGAAATCTGTGATGCCTTTTCACGCGCCCTCGTTCACGAAGATATCGTCGATGAATTCACGGAACGGTTTGTGGAGAAGGCCGAATCTTACCAGCTTGGTGACCCGCTTTTGGAGGAGACTACCATGGGTCCCCTAACTTCCAAGGAGCAGTTTGAGACTGTGACATCGTACATAGATATCGGATCGTCCGAGGGAGCAAATCTCCTCACGGGTGGTGGCACACCCGATGCCGATGAGATCAGTGGCGGGTGGTATGTTGAACCAACTGTCTATGGGGACGTAGACAATGAGATGCGTATTACTCAGGAGGAGATCTTCGGCCCCGTCCAGACCATCCAAACGTTCAGTAGCTATGAAGAAGCGATCGAACTTGCCAACGACACCCGGTATGGGCTTGCAGCAGGGGTGGGGACTGAATCGACTGACATCGCACACAATGCGGCAGCTGACCTCGAAGCAGGGTTAGTCTATGTCAACGAGTACGGTCCCATTCTACCTGATGCCCCCTATGGCGGGTTCAAGGATTCCGGTATTGGGCGGGACCTAGGCGAAGAAGCACTCGATCACTACCAGCAGACCAAGTCCGTATACGTCAATTTGGGCGACCCCGATCTGTAG
- a CDS encoding IclR family transcriptional regulator: protein MTDGSEYNRVKTTQLSIRILETIKELDGARLSEIVSSLDIAKSTAHKHLHTLEEAGYLIKEGGTYQIGLKFLNLGEYARERWPGFEYIKNAVGELTERTDEECDFVVEDHGRVTTIEESYHKWVKYEEPSDGPPSKEYRARIGSYYYIHATASGLAILAEYPTERVNEIINKWGLPAKTEYTITSQSTLFDELEQVAERGYSVDDQGYAEGMRSIGKAVHGPDGRVLGALSVSGPAYRVDGVVLQEKIPNELIAVVDSLEQTLEEEAPL, encoded by the coding sequence ATGACTGATGGATCAGAGTATAACCGGGTCAAAACGACTCAATTATCTATTCGAATTCTTGAGACGATCAAGGAGTTAGATGGGGCACGGCTTTCTGAGATTGTTTCTTCATTAGATATTGCAAAGAGTACCGCTCACAAGCATCTTCATACGCTGGAGGAAGCCGGTTACCTGATCAAAGAGGGCGGAACGTACCAGATCGGTCTGAAATTCTTGAATCTCGGCGAGTACGCCAGGGAGCGGTGGCCTGGATTCGAGTACATCAAAAACGCAGTTGGGGAACTCACTGAACGGACGGATGAGGAGTGTGATTTCGTCGTCGAGGATCATGGGCGTGTGACGACAATCGAGGAGTCCTACCACAAATGGGTGAAATACGAGGAGCCATCGGATGGGCCCCCGTCGAAAGAGTATCGGGCGAGGATCGGATCGTACTATTATATTCACGCTACAGCGTCTGGTTTGGCTATTTTGGCCGAATATCCGACCGAACGCGTCAATGAGATCATCAATAAATGGGGCCTTCCAGCGAAGACAGAGTACACGATCACTTCCCAATCTACCCTGTTCGATGAATTAGAGCAGGTAGCGGAGCGAGGATATTCTGTAGACGATCAAGGGTACGCAGAGGGCATGCGCAGTATCGGTAAAGCAGTCCACGGTCCCGATGGTCGAGTGTTAGGGGCGCTTAGTGTCTCCGGTCCCGCTTATCGAGTTGATGGGGTGGTTCTACAGGAAAAGATACCGAACGAACTGATCGCGGTGGTCGATTCCTTAGAGCAGACATTGGAGGAGGAAGCACCTCTCTAG